A single region of the Bacteroidota bacterium genome encodes:
- the trmB gene encoding tRNA (guanosine(46)-N7)-methyltransferase TrmB, with the protein MRKSKLQRFAELDTFSNVLQNFNFLKPVVVNHEKVEVDPKGKWNSEIFKNDNPIILELACGKGEYTCEMAAADKNNNYIGVDVKGNRMHRGAKRALEEKIENAFFLRTDINIIATFFAPDEVSEIWITFPDPHLKKGKDQKRLTSERFISFYKKILKPGGIINLKTDDPTLYEFTVETVKEGGYKLLYADDDIYSKPLPHPFLEIKTYYEKMHLAERKTIKYVRFQI; encoded by the coding sequence GTGAGAAAAAGTAAGTTACAACGGTTTGCGGAGCTGGATACATTTAGTAATGTATTACAAAATTTTAATTTTTTGAAGCCCGTAGTGGTTAATCACGAAAAGGTAGAGGTTGATCCTAAGGGAAAATGGAATTCCGAAATTTTTAAAAATGATAATCCGATCATTTTGGAATTGGCATGTGGGAAAGGTGAATATACTTGCGAGATGGCGGCTGCTGATAAAAATAATAACTACATCGGGGTTGATGTAAAAGGAAACCGAATGCATCGCGGTGCCAAAAGGGCGTTGGAAGAAAAAATCGAAAATGCATTTTTTTTAAGAACTGATATTAATATTATCGCAACATTTTTTGCTCCTGATGAAGTAAGTGAAATATGGATTACTTTTCCGGATCCCCATTTAAAAAAAGGTAAAGATCAAAAACGACTTACCAGTGAACGATTTATTTCTTTCTACAAAAAAATATTAAAGCCCGGCGGAATTATTAATTTAAAAACTGATGATCCGACATTGTACGAATTTACAGTGGAGACAGTTAAGGAAGGCGGATATAAATTGTTATATGCAGATGATGATATTTATTCGAAGCCACTGCCGCACCCATTTCTGGAAATAAAAACATACTACGAAAAAATGCATCTCGCTGAGCGGAAGACAATTAAATATGTTCGTTTTCAGATTTAA
- a CDS encoding MGMT family protein, whose protein sequence is MAAKYDSETFFDQVWQVVRLIPKGRVTNYGSIAKYLGTGLSSRMVGWAMNASHHAKPKVPAHRVVNRNGLLTGKAHFNPPEKMISLLEKEGIKIKNDQVVEYKKLYWDPMLELGDPEIPAPDKKRK, encoded by the coding sequence ATGGCAGCTAAATACGACTCCGAAACTTTTTTTGATCAGGTATGGCAGGTAGTACGTCTGATACCCAAAGGGCGGGTTACCAACTATGGCAGCATAGCAAAATATCTGGGCACAGGATTAAGTTCACGCATGGTTGGTTGGGCCATGAATGCCAGTCACCACGCAAAACCTAAAGTTCCGGCGCACAGAGTTGTAAATAGAAACGGACTATTAACCGGCAAGGCGCATTTTAATCCCCCCGAAAAAATGATTTCACTTTTAGAAAAAGAAGGCATTAAAATTAAAAATGATCAAGTAGTAGAATATAAAAAATTATACTGGGATCCAATGCTTGAATTAGGCGACCCTGAAATTCCGGCGCCGGATAAAAAAAGGAAGTGA